In Clarias gariepinus isolate MV-2021 ecotype Netherlands chromosome 9, CGAR_prim_01v2, whole genome shotgun sequence, a single window of DNA contains:
- the LOC128530319 gene encoding NACHT, LRR and PYD domains-containing protein 3-like isoform X1 has protein sequence MEESLDGLSDVQELHKEVMRNYVEESTQVSSLLKGQSIKDVILNKCYIPLTVSVEKRSARTHSLRKTSDLERVISQEFGADTEGGKLLLCGGPGMGKTTAVEQLIWNWASGIHLQRYTFIMRLCSKVLRGPEQSLQSMLLSTHPHISAEHLEIILKTPRTLLLVFDDVQSLLSNPPESDKLVCDPDQPAGGTVLVHSLLEGTLLPGVSLLLTSREDLESDSVRLAHLMGFSSSQRKAYFQRFFDGKNKGKQILHRCEQAVGVNEICASPGLCWTLCCVCKGRLQHERCVPETLSELYCMIMHTLLQEHKVNVETAKELVYGLGKLSEECTSDTFTHSDIIKCGLRPFLGSQILSAILRVDADDVTSPDATFSFMSPTLRDFLKAVFFYLDQDDTRSLENPMEIHNYHFFLAGLSDPMQRKLLETCIGHLSSSRLSEFHSWLMRTVAEVLPEIDKTSHWHVLRILHHTLSPTLIRESVGSCKWRLIGYGDMQDADCAAMAFVVRCLGELQELNLYNSSLTEEQAEKLLTVFRLAESINLSQSKMGIGVIRHVARALKDGRVTNIDLKHCKLGDQAITILCSSITHSRLHRLDLWDCGVTLESSQAIAEMLSRSNLRDLNLGANDLNDEGLIRLVAALETTSTCTLQTLGFDLFLCTRFYLQSWVYFGYIKSGCLSLCLCVLYSLDLCPLTGSCLSALSSGLTSSLSELRNLVLRRNSLGDDTLEHLSQALRSGRCKLNTLSLYSCKLTGSCGPALAAALRSEHCCLTDLDLSVNEFDESCALLICDALKSPNCLLEKLCMAACELTGPVFSALSSVLVCEASRLKELSIGINRVGDAAVKHILKALKHPQCRLQHLDLEMVDLTDACLDELCEAVTACSSLTSLILKNNSLTDSSVPRLVKLVQERPVLELNVQYNDFSEDVFELMDDYKTIQY, from the exons ATGGAGGAGAGTCTGGATGGTCTGTCTG atgtgCAGGAGTTGCACAAGGAAGTTATGAGAAACTATGTGGAGGAGTCCACCCAGGTCAGCTCCCTTTTAAAAGGTCAATCAATCAAAGATGtgattttaaacaaatgctACATTCCCCTTACAGTCAGCGTGGAGAAGAGATCGGCTCGGACGCACAGCTTGCGTAAGACCTCGGACTTGGAAAGAGTGATTTCGCAAGAGTTTGGTGCAGACACCGAGGGTGGTAAGTTGCTCCTATGTGGAGGACCAGGGATGGGCAAGACCACCGCAGTGGAACAGCTCATCTGGAACTGGGCCTCTGGGATCCATCTTCAGCGCTACACCTTTATCATGCGTTTGTGTTCCAAAGTGCTGCGTGGACCTGAACAGAGTTTGCAGAGCATGCTTCTCAGCACGCATCCTCATATCTCCGCTGAACATCTTGAGATCATCTTGAAGACGCCTCGCACGTTACTTTTGGTGTTCGACGATGTCCAGAGCCTTCTGTCTAATCCTCCTGAATCTGATAAACTGGTGTGTGACCCAGATCAGCCAGCAGGGGGCACAGTGTTGGTGCACAGTTTACTAGAGGGGACTTTGCTGCCTGGTGTGTCATTATTGCTCACGTCTAGAGAAGATCTAGAGTCGGATTCTGTGCGTCTTGCTCACCTGATGGGTTTCTCCAGCTCGCAAAGGAAAGCGTACTTCCAGCGCTTCTTCGACGGCAAGAATAAGGGAAAGCAGATTCTCCATCGCTGCGAACAAGCTGTGGGAGTCAACGAGATTTGTGCAAGTCCTGGATTGTGCTggacattgtgctgtgtgtgcaaaggGCGACTACAACATGAACGTTGTGTCCCAGAGACCTTGAGTGAGCTCTACTGCATGATCATGCACACACTACTGCAGGAACACAAGGTGAATGTGGAGACGGCAAAGGAGCTGGTATATGGTTTGGGGAAACTCTCAGAAGAGTGCACATCTGACACCTTCACACACTCTGACATCATCAAATGTGGCCTTCGACCCTTCCTGGGCTCCCAGATCCTGTCCGCTATCCTGCGAGTCGACGCTGATGATGTCACGTCCCCAGATGCAACATTCTCCTTCATGTCTCCGACACTGAGAGACTTTCTAAAAGCAGTCTTTTTTTACCTTGACCAGGATGACACAAGGAGCCTAGAAAATCCCATGGAAATCCACAACTACCACTTTTTTCTGGCCGGGCTTTCAGACCCTATGCAGCGGAAGCTTCTGGAAACCTGCATAGGCCACTTGAGCAGCAGCCGTCTCTCAGAGTTCCACAGCTGGCTCATGAGGACAGTCGCAGAGGTTCTCCCGGAAATAGACAAAACAAGTCACTGGCATGTTTTGCGTATCCTCCACCACACGCTCAGCCCTACGTTGATCAGAGAGAGCGTAGGGTCATGTAAGTGGAGATTGATCGGATATGGTGACATGCAGGATGCAGACTGTGCTGCGATGGCGTTTGTAGTGCGATGCTTAGGAGAACTGCAGGAACTGAACCTTTACAACAGCTCGCTCACCGAGGAGCAAGCGGAGAAACTCCTGACTGTCTTCCGTTTGGCCGAAAGCATCAA CTTAAGTCAGAGCAAAATGGGTATAGGAGTGATCAGACATGTTGCTCGGGCGCTGAAGGACGGACGGGTCACCAATATCGACCTGAAACACTGCAAACTGGGAGACCAGGCGATAACCATCCTGTGTTCCTCCATCACACACTCCAGGCTGCACAGACTCGA cttgtGGGACTGTGGCGTGACACTGGAGTCCAGTCAGGCAATTGCTGAGATGTTGTCTCGTTCTAACCTGCGTgatttgaacctgggagcaaACGACCTAAACGACGAGGGACTCATCCGGCTCGTCGCTGCGCTCGAGACGACGTCCACGTGCACGCTGCAGACGCTTGGGTTCGATCTTTTCTTATGCACACGGTTTTATTTACAGTCCTGGGTTTATTTTGGATACATTAAGTCAGGTTGTCTGTccctgtgcttgtgtgtgttgtacagtttgGATCTCTGTCCATTGACCGGATCATGCTTGTCTGCGTTGTCGTCGGGCCTGACGTCTTCACTGTCTGAGCTGAGGAACCTGGTCCTGAGAAGGAACAGTCTGGGTGATGACACTCTGGAACATCTCTCACAAGCGCTACGAAGTGGCCGCTGCAAACTCAACACGctgag tTTATATTCTTGTAAGCTGACGGGCTCTTGCGGCCCGGCCCTTGCAGCCGCGCTTCGATCAGAACACTGCTGTCTGACCGACCTGGACCTGAGTGTGAACGAGTTTGATGAATCATGTGCTCTTCTTATCTGCGATGCCCTGAAATCTCCCAACTGTTTATTGGAGAagttatg catGGCTGCGTGTGAGCTGACAGGGCCGGTGTTCAGCGCACTGAgcagtgtgttggtgtgtgaagCTTCCAGGTTAAAGGAACTTTCCATCGGAATAAACCGAGTAGGAGACGCTGCAGTCAAACACATCTTGAAGGCTCTGAAACACCCTCAGTGTCGACTACAGCACCTTGa TCTCGAGATGGTGGATTTAACGGATGCCTGTCTCGACGAGCTGTGTGAAGCCGTCACGGCTTGTAGCTCCTTAACGAGCCTGATTCTGAAGAACAACAGCCTGACCGACAGCTCAGTTCCCAGATTAGTGAAGCTCGTTCAAGAGCGTCCAGTTCTAGAACTGAA CGTGCAGTATAATGACTTCAGCGAGGACGTGTTTGAGCTGATGGACGACTACAAAACGATACAATATTAA
- the LOC128530319 gene encoding NACHT, LRR and PYD domains-containing protein 12-like isoform X2, with product MEESLDGLSDVQELHKEVMRNYVEESTQVSSLLKGQSIKDVILNKCYIPLTVSVEKRSARTHSLRKTSDLERVISQEFGADTEGGKLLLCGGPGMGKTTAVEQLIWNWASGIHLQRYTFIMRLCSKVLRGPEQSLQSMLLSTHPHISAEHLEIILKTPRTLLLVFDDVQSLLSNPPESDKLVCDPDQPAGGTVLVHSLLEGTLLPGVSLLLTSREDLESDSVRLAHLMGFSSSQRKAYFQRFFDGKNKGKQILHRCEQAVGVNEICASPGLCWTLCCVCKGRLQHERCVPETLSELYCMIMHTLLQEHKVNVETAKELVYGLGKLSEECTSDTFTHSDIIKCGLRPFLGSQILSAILRVDADDVTSPDATFSFMSPTLRDFLKAVFFYLDQDDTRSLENPMEIHNYHFFLAGLSDPMQRKLLETCIGHLSSSRLSEFHSWLMRTVAEVLPEIDKTSHWHVLRILHHTLSPTLIRESVGSCKWRLIGYGDMQDADCAAMAFVVRCLGELQELNLYNSSLTEEQAEKLLTVFRLAESINLSQSKMGIGVIRHVARALKDGRVTNIDLKHCKLGDQAITILCSSITHSRLHRLDLWDCGVTLESSQAIAEMLSRSNLRDLNLGANDLNDEGLIRLVAALETTSTCTLQTLGLDLCPLTGSCLSALSSGLTSSLSELRNLVLRRNSLGDDTLEHLSQALRSGRCKLNTLSLYSCKLTGSCGPALAAALRSEHCCLTDLDLSVNEFDESCALLICDALKSPNCLLEKLCMAACELTGPVFSALSSVLVCEASRLKELSIGINRVGDAAVKHILKALKHPQCRLQHLDLEMVDLTDACLDELCEAVTACSSLTSLILKNNSLTDSSVPRLVKLVQERPVLELNVQYNDFSEDVFELMDDYKTIQY from the exons ATGGAGGAGAGTCTGGATGGTCTGTCTG atgtgCAGGAGTTGCACAAGGAAGTTATGAGAAACTATGTGGAGGAGTCCACCCAGGTCAGCTCCCTTTTAAAAGGTCAATCAATCAAAGATGtgattttaaacaaatgctACATTCCCCTTACAGTCAGCGTGGAGAAGAGATCGGCTCGGACGCACAGCTTGCGTAAGACCTCGGACTTGGAAAGAGTGATTTCGCAAGAGTTTGGTGCAGACACCGAGGGTGGTAAGTTGCTCCTATGTGGAGGACCAGGGATGGGCAAGACCACCGCAGTGGAACAGCTCATCTGGAACTGGGCCTCTGGGATCCATCTTCAGCGCTACACCTTTATCATGCGTTTGTGTTCCAAAGTGCTGCGTGGACCTGAACAGAGTTTGCAGAGCATGCTTCTCAGCACGCATCCTCATATCTCCGCTGAACATCTTGAGATCATCTTGAAGACGCCTCGCACGTTACTTTTGGTGTTCGACGATGTCCAGAGCCTTCTGTCTAATCCTCCTGAATCTGATAAACTGGTGTGTGACCCAGATCAGCCAGCAGGGGGCACAGTGTTGGTGCACAGTTTACTAGAGGGGACTTTGCTGCCTGGTGTGTCATTATTGCTCACGTCTAGAGAAGATCTAGAGTCGGATTCTGTGCGTCTTGCTCACCTGATGGGTTTCTCCAGCTCGCAAAGGAAAGCGTACTTCCAGCGCTTCTTCGACGGCAAGAATAAGGGAAAGCAGATTCTCCATCGCTGCGAACAAGCTGTGGGAGTCAACGAGATTTGTGCAAGTCCTGGATTGTGCTggacattgtgctgtgtgtgcaaaggGCGACTACAACATGAACGTTGTGTCCCAGAGACCTTGAGTGAGCTCTACTGCATGATCATGCACACACTACTGCAGGAACACAAGGTGAATGTGGAGACGGCAAAGGAGCTGGTATATGGTTTGGGGAAACTCTCAGAAGAGTGCACATCTGACACCTTCACACACTCTGACATCATCAAATGTGGCCTTCGACCCTTCCTGGGCTCCCAGATCCTGTCCGCTATCCTGCGAGTCGACGCTGATGATGTCACGTCCCCAGATGCAACATTCTCCTTCATGTCTCCGACACTGAGAGACTTTCTAAAAGCAGTCTTTTTTTACCTTGACCAGGATGACACAAGGAGCCTAGAAAATCCCATGGAAATCCACAACTACCACTTTTTTCTGGCCGGGCTTTCAGACCCTATGCAGCGGAAGCTTCTGGAAACCTGCATAGGCCACTTGAGCAGCAGCCGTCTCTCAGAGTTCCACAGCTGGCTCATGAGGACAGTCGCAGAGGTTCTCCCGGAAATAGACAAAACAAGTCACTGGCATGTTTTGCGTATCCTCCACCACACGCTCAGCCCTACGTTGATCAGAGAGAGCGTAGGGTCATGTAAGTGGAGATTGATCGGATATGGTGACATGCAGGATGCAGACTGTGCTGCGATGGCGTTTGTAGTGCGATGCTTAGGAGAACTGCAGGAACTGAACCTTTACAACAGCTCGCTCACCGAGGAGCAAGCGGAGAAACTCCTGACTGTCTTCCGTTTGGCCGAAAGCATCAA CTTAAGTCAGAGCAAAATGGGTATAGGAGTGATCAGACATGTTGCTCGGGCGCTGAAGGACGGACGGGTCACCAATATCGACCTGAAACACTGCAAACTGGGAGACCAGGCGATAACCATCCTGTGTTCCTCCATCACACACTCCAGGCTGCACAGACTCGA cttgtGGGACTGTGGCGTGACACTGGAGTCCAGTCAGGCAATTGCTGAGATGTTGTCTCGTTCTAACCTGCGTgatttgaacctgggagcaaACGACCTAAACGACGAGGGACTCATCCGGCTCGTCGCTGCGCTCGAGACGACGTCCACGTGCACGCTGCAGACGCTTGG tttgGATCTCTGTCCATTGACCGGATCATGCTTGTCTGCGTTGTCGTCGGGCCTGACGTCTTCACTGTCTGAGCTGAGGAACCTGGTCCTGAGAAGGAACAGTCTGGGTGATGACACTCTGGAACATCTCTCACAAGCGCTACGAAGTGGCCGCTGCAAACTCAACACGctgag tTTATATTCTTGTAAGCTGACGGGCTCTTGCGGCCCGGCCCTTGCAGCCGCGCTTCGATCAGAACACTGCTGTCTGACCGACCTGGACCTGAGTGTGAACGAGTTTGATGAATCATGTGCTCTTCTTATCTGCGATGCCCTGAAATCTCCCAACTGTTTATTGGAGAagttatg catGGCTGCGTGTGAGCTGACAGGGCCGGTGTTCAGCGCACTGAgcagtgtgttggtgtgtgaagCTTCCAGGTTAAAGGAACTTTCCATCGGAATAAACCGAGTAGGAGACGCTGCAGTCAAACACATCTTGAAGGCTCTGAAACACCCTCAGTGTCGACTACAGCACCTTGa TCTCGAGATGGTGGATTTAACGGATGCCTGTCTCGACGAGCTGTGTGAAGCCGTCACGGCTTGTAGCTCCTTAACGAGCCTGATTCTGAAGAACAACAGCCTGACCGACAGCTCAGTTCCCAGATTAGTGAAGCTCGTTCAAGAGCGTCCAGTTCTAGAACTGAA CGTGCAGTATAATGACTTCAGCGAGGACGTGTTTGAGCTGATGGACGACTACAAAACGATACAATATTAA